A region from the Deltaproteobacteria bacterium genome encodes:
- a CDS encoding type 1 glutamine amidotransferase domain-containing protein, with protein MAKILFIVSSAHYWVLKDGTRYATGFWAEEFANPYKILTDAGQEIVVASPNGDIPVPDMMSLRPSMAGGIEGALELETIIRSAEALRRPLKLSDVRLEDYDAVYLPGGHGPMSDLAFDADAGRLLTAQLNSGRPLFIVCHGPAAMLATRIHGVSPFKGRHVTGFTNEEEAAVGLAARATWLLETDLVEKVGVKFTRGEIWKPYMVQDKNLVTGQNPASAAVLAKKLLEVLKERRSGGE; from the coding sequence GTGGCGAAGATCCTGTTCATCGTCAGCAGCGCACACTACTGGGTCTTGAAGGACGGCACGCGGTACGCGACCGGCTTCTGGGCCGAGGAGTTCGCGAACCCGTACAAGATCCTCACCGACGCCGGTCAGGAGATCGTCGTCGCGTCGCCCAACGGCGACATCCCGGTGCCCGACATGATGAGCCTGCGTCCGTCGATGGCCGGCGGGATCGAGGGAGCCCTCGAGCTGGAGACGATCATCCGCTCGGCCGAGGCGCTGCGGCGGCCGCTCAAGCTGTCGGACGTGCGCCTCGAGGACTACGACGCCGTCTACCTGCCAGGCGGTCACGGCCCGATGTCGGACCTGGCCTTCGACGCCGACGCGGGCCGGCTGCTCACCGCCCAGCTCAACTCAGGCCGACCGCTCTTCATCGTGTGTCACGGTCCGGCGGCCATGCTGGCCACCCGGATCCACGGCGTGTCGCCCTTCAAGGGCCGCCACGTGACGGGCTTCACCAATGAAGAGGAAGCGGCCGTGGGGCTCGCGGCTCGCGCGACGTGGCTGCTGGAGACCGATCTCGTGGAGAAGGTCGGCGTGAAGTTCACGCGCGGGGAGATCTGGAAGCCGTACATGGTGCAGGACAAGAACCTGGTCACCGGTCAGAACCCGGCGTCGGCGGCGGTGCTGGCGAAGAAGCTGCTCGAGGTCCTCAAGGAGCGGCGCTCGGGAGGCGAGTGA